The following proteins are co-located in the Castanea sativa cultivar Marrone di Chiusa Pesio chromosome 8, ASM4071231v1 genome:
- the LOC142608197 gene encoding UDP-glycosyltransferase 92A1-like: MAEREENIVLFPFMAQGHIIPFVALALHIEQSKNYTVTLVNTPLNIKKLRSSLPPNSSINLLEIPFSSSDYGLPPNTENTDTLPYYQVIQLVEAGVSLKPSFKKLIENLTEQQGNPPLCIIADIFFGWTASVAKELNVFHAIFSGAGGFGLACYHSLWMNLPHRYVDSDEFYLPDFAEASSIHVSQLAITLKEADGTDPWSIFHQKKNLPEWVKSDGILFNTVEEFDHVGLLYFRRKLGRPVWPIGPVLLSTKRQARAGKEGGISSELCLEWLNTKPLNSVLYVSFGSMNTISASQMMQLAMGLEASGKNFIWVVRPPIGFDLNSEFKANEWLPEGFEERIKGSKRGLLVHNWAPQVDILSHKSVSTFLSHCGWNSVLEALSQGVLIIGWPMAAEQFFNVKLLEEELGVCVELARGKSCEIRHEDIVEKIELVMNETKKGNEMRRRACEVMEMIKNAMKDEEGFRGSSVKALDDFFSAALSMRKKTMKERNIVA; this comes from the coding sequence ATGGCAGAGAGAGAGGAAAACATAGTGCTATTCCCATTCATGGCACAAGGCCATATTATACCTTTCGTAGCCTTAGCCCTCCACATAGAACAAAGCAAAAACTACACTGTAACTTTGGTCAATACCCCCTTAAACATCAAGAAGCTAAGGTCCTCTCTCCCTCCAAACTCCTCCATTAACCTTCTTGAAATCCCTTTCTCAAGCTCTGACTATGGCCTCCCTCCCAACACTGAGAACACAGACACTCTTCCTTACTACCAAGTCATCCAACTCGTGGAAGCCGGCGTTTCTCTCAAGCCATCATTCAAGAAGCTCATTGAAAATCTCACCGAACAACAAGGCAACCCTCCACTTTGTATCATTGCAGACATTTTCTTTGGATGGACTGCAAGTGTTGCTAAAGAGCTCAATGTGTTTCATGCAATATTTAGTGGTGCAGGTGGGTTCGGCTTGGCTTGTTACCATTCTCTCTGGATGAACCTCCCTCACAGGTATGTGGATTCTGATGAGTTTTATTTGCCTGATTTTGCTGAAGCTTCAAGCATTCATGTTTCACAGTTAGCAATAACTTTAAAAGAGGCTGATGGTACTGATCCTTGGTCAATCTTTCACCAAAAGAAGAATCTTCCAGAGTGGGTGAAATCTGATGGGATTTTGTTTAACACTGTGGAAGAGTTTGACCATGTTGGATTGTTGTACTTTAGGCGCAAACTTGGTCGGCCTGTTTGGCCTATTGGGCCGGTTCTTTTATCCACAAAAAGGCAAGCTCGTGCTGGCAAAGAAGGTGGTATTAGTTCTGAGCTTTGTCTTGAATGGCTTAATACAAAGCCTTTGAATTCTGTTCTTTATGTGTCTTTTGGTTCAATGAACACCATCTCTGCCTCACAGATGATGCAATTGGCTATGGGGTTGGAGGCTAGTGGCAAGAATTTCATTTGGGTTGTTAGGCCACCAATTGGGTTTGACTTGAACTCCGAATTCAAAGCAAACGAATGGTTGCCAGAAGGATTTGAAGAGAGAATAAAGGGATCAAAAAGAGGTTTACTAGTGCATAATTGGGCACCCCAGGTGGATATTTTGTCTCACAAGTCTGTTTCTACATTTTTGAGTCATTGTGGGTGGAATTCAGTCCTTGAAGCTCTTAGTCAAGGCGTGCTCATTATTGGGTGGCCTATGGCAGCTGAGCAATTTTTCAATGTGAAGTTGCTGGAGGAAGAGTTGGGAGTTTGTGTGGAGTTAGCTAGAGGGAAGAGTTGTGAGATTAGACATGAAGATATagttgagaaaattgagttggTGATGAATGAGACAAAGAAAGGCAATGAAATGAGAAGGAGAGCTTGTGAAGTGATGGAGATGATTAAGAATGCCATGAAAGACGAGGAAGGTTTCAGAGGGTCTTCTGTCAAAGCCTTGGATGACTTTTTCAGTGCTGcattgtcaatgaggaagaagaCTATGAAGGAACGGAATATTGTGGCTTGA
- the LOC142605485 gene encoding UDP-glycosyltransferase 92A1-like: protein MAEREENVVLFPFMAQGHIIPFLALALHIEQSKNYTVTLVNTPLNIKKLRPSLPPNSSINLVEIPFSSSDYGLPPNAENTDTLPYHQVIQLVEAGISLKPSFKKLIENLTEQQRNPPLCIIADIFFGWTASIAKELNVFHAIFSGNSGFGLACYYSLWIHLPHRYVDSDEFSLPDFAEASSIHVSQLALTIKEADGTDPWSIFHQKKNLPEWVKSDGILFNTVEEFDHIGLLYFRRKLALPVRPIGPVLLSTKRQARAGKEGGISSELCLEWLNTKTLNSVLYVSFGSMNTISASQMMQLAMGLEASGKNFIWVVRPPIGFDLNSEFKSNEWLPKGFEERIKGSKRGLLVHNWAPQVDILSHKSVSTFLSHCGWNSVLESLSHGVPIIGWPMAAEQFFNVKLLEEELGVCVELARGKSCEIRPEDIVEKIELVMNETKKGNEMRRKACEVMEMIKNAMKDEEGFKGSSVKALDDFFSAALSMSKKTKKEQNIVT from the coding sequence ATGGCAGAGAGAGAGGAAAACGTAGTGCTATTCCCATTCATGGCACAAGGCCATATTATACCTTTCTTAGCCTTAGCCCTCCACATAGAACAAAGCAAAAACTACACTGTAACTTTGGTCAATACCCCCTTAAACATCAAGAAGCTAAGGCCCTCTCTCCCTCCAAACTCCTCCATTAACCTCGTTGAAATCCCTTTCTCAAGCTCAGACTATGGCCTCCCTCCCAACGCTGAGAACACAGACACTCTTCCTTACCACCAAGTCATCCAACTCGTGGAAGCCGGCATTTCTCTGAAGCCATCATTCAAGAAGCTCATTGAAAACCTCACCGAACAACAACGCAACCCTCCACTTTGTATCATTGCTGACATTTTCTTTGGATGGACTGCAAGTATTGCTAAAGAGCTCAATGTGTTTCATGCAATCTTTAGTGGAAATAGTGGGTTCGGCTTGGCTTGTTACTATTCTCTCTGGATACACCTGCCTCACAGGTATGTGGATTCTGATGAGTTTTCTTTGCCTGATTTTGCTGAAGCTTCAAGCATTCATGTTTCACAGTTAGCATTAACTATAAAAGAGGCTGATGGTACTGATCCTTGGTCTATCTTTCACCAAAAGAAGAATCTTCCAGAGTGGGTGAAATCTGATGGGATTTTGTTTAACACTGTGGAAGAGTTTGACCATATTGGATTGTTGTACTTTAGGCGCAAACTTGCTCTGCCTGTTCGGCCAATTGGGCCGGTTCTTTTATCCACAAAAAGGCAAGCTCGTGCTGGCAAAGAAGGTGGTATTAGTTCTGAGCTTTGTCTTGAATGGCTTAACACAAAGACTTTGAATTCTGTTCTTTATGTGTCTTTTGGCTCAATGAACACCATCTCTGCCTCACAGATGATGCAATTGGCCATGGGCTTGGAGGCTAGTGGCAAGAATTTTATTTGGGTAGTTAGGCCACCAATTGGGTTTGACTTAAACTCAGAATTCAAATCAAACGAATGGTTGCCAAAAGGATTTGAAGAGAGAATAAAGGGATCAAAAAGAGGGTTACTGGTGCATAATTGGGCACCCCAGGTGGACATTTTGTCTCACAAGTCTGTTTCTACATTTTTGAGTCATTGTGGGTGGAATTCAGTGCTTGAATCGCTTAGTCATGGTGTGCCTATTATTGGGTGGCCTATGGCAGCAGAGCAATTTTTCAATGTGAAGTTGCTGGAGGAAGAGTTGGGAGTTTGTGTGGAGTTAGCTAGAGGGAAGAGCTGTGAGATTAGACCTGAAGATATAGTCGAGAAAATTGAGTTGGTGATGAATGAGACAAAGAAAGGCAATGAAATGAGAAGGAAGGCTTGTGAAGTGATGGAGATGATTAAGAATGCCATGAAAGATGAGGAAGGTTTCAAAGGGTCTTCTGTGAAAGCCTTGGATGACTTTTTCAGTGCTGCATTGTCAATGAGTAAGAAGACTAAGAAGGAACAGAATATTGTGACCTGA